In Palaemon carinicauda isolate YSFRI2023 chromosome 38, ASM3689809v2, whole genome shotgun sequence, a single window of DNA contains:
- the LOC137630270 gene encoding transmembrane channel-like protein 7: MDNRVSSEAGPSQNSTPEEGRKGPSLSHYQSELQNFAKISATSLRCKARNLSTFTRSRSKPTIKSLLKRRPTINSSSEDRRDEIFCIKDNFILSERNSRGGLLKTGFPYALRDAFSSRQTPVHSPNSSCFNGFNLGFVNDFHDQVSPYEEEEEEEEEEEEEEEYNNLDEQLERTLNRAQSIKCSTKKSSLNDQVMDHPTYINSSVAAPRLWRDELRGIGSKMRLELQNRKQWPSFVDKEYSTLSKIARKPSTLLNNNRFESDSDSDYDKFAGQRSRTASSVLTLKRDLGELKTDNKVKSDDFSLQDVTEKIKKLQNAPIPLRKKLKKMRRLKEGVKRKTGQAWKGDPSYLERARSGLRTFGHFIDKLKIWKPLIRRVEGHFGPSGVAIFSFILDLLGLNFLLSLILLNSIVLPVIFLQEERLIDEDPEEWKAGWTPWENSTAGRGHCPDVNLSNDDKIINNCSDRYLEQVRWRNSSDDMLDNPELLIPGIIEELLMGKGRLEYTPLFLGYYPPEIRSIGYPVPAVYILSTLLVFVISLAKVVLRVGQWLRYNTMALRGQVFSEIVFTGYDFSLRNSKSVAWKQRMLRNELCSALNEARFQQAKSQRSPERMLWILFKRVIINVFIMALTLFNFFVIMIFTAFQTSLQLWLTDQTTMDPWLMKNLSFLFKYSDTLVIGILCLFIPPLISKLGSWEEYTVRNEMLLFIIRNGLIRLFSVGILVITHLDQAGRVKERRCDTNLLCWETILAQELFSQLVWEFLTRVVGMVIRIIFVILGTPCRCLKLSVLPEYNVPDKVIDIIFLQTIFWVSVPLSPVLPLLCYVFLIIVLWMELFSALVMCRPSERVFLTSRSSATFMVALVISWLWSAGVTVGILSFVRPSLGCGPFKGLTKAWDALIHNICTMDGSLSTFRSFLFWMDDLYVTLPIGLIIFVSLVYYLFILHLRSITINHMKAKLREVVSDNAFLLDRAQRFSRN, from the exons ATGGATAATCGAGTTTCGAGTGAAGCTGGCCCATCACAAAACAGCACACCCGAAGAAGGGAGAAAAGGCCCCAGCCTATCTCATTATCAAAGTGAACTGCAGAATTTTGCTAAAATATCAGCAACATCGCTACGCTGCAAAGCAAGGAACCTATCAACTTTTACCAGAAGCAGATCAAAACCGACAATAAAAAGTTTATTGAAGCGTAGGCCTACGATAAACAGCTCAAGCGAAGATAGAAGAGATGAAATTTTCTGTATAAAAGACAATTTCATACTTTCCGAACGAAATTCGAGAGGTGGGTTATTAAAGACAGGGTTCCCATACGCTCTTCGGGATGCATTTAGTTCAAGACAAACGCCTGTTCATAGCCCTAATTCCAGTTGTTTTAATG GATTCAATTTAGGTTTTGTGAACGACTTCCATGACCAGGTCTCaccttatgaagaagaagaagaagaagaagaagaagaagaagaagaagaagagtataatAATCTGGATGAGCAGTTGGAACGAACTCTCAATCGGGCACAGAGCATTAAGTGTAGTACTAAGAAGAGTTCGCTAAATGATCAG GTGATGGATCACCCAACGTACATCAACTCGAGTGTGGCTGCACCAAGGCTGTGGCGAGACGAACTTCGTGGCATAGGATCCAAAATGAGATTGgaattacaaaatagaaaacaATGGCCATCTTTCGTGGATAAAGAATATTCTACATTGAGTAAAATTGCACGAAAACCTTCCACCCTTCTTAATAACAACAGATTTGAATCAGATTCTGATTCAGATTATGATAAATTTGCTGGACAAAGAAGCAGAACGGCTTCTTCTGTTTTGACGCTGAAGAGGGATTTGGGTGAACTGAAAACTGATAACAAGGTTAAAAGCGACG atttttcgTTGCAGGACGTGACAGAGAAGATAAAAAAGCTTCAAAATGCACCAATTCCCCTAAGAAAGAAACTAAAAAAGATGCGCCGTTTAAAGGAAGGCGTCAAAAGAAAAACAGGTCAAGCCTGGAAGGGAGACCCAAGTTACCTGGAGAGGGCTCGAAGTGGTCTGAGAACCTTTGGACATTTCATTGATAAACTGAAG ATATGGAAACCGCTAATCCGCCGGGTCGAAGGACACTTTGGTCCCAGTGGTGTCGCCATATTCAGTTTTATCTTGGATTTGCTCGGTCTGAATTTCCTACTGAGTCTCATCCTGCTGAATAGTATTGTGCTACCGGTGATTTTCCTACAAGAGGAGAGACTGATAGACGAAGATCCGGAGGAGTGGAAAGCCGGCTGGACTCCGTGGGAAAATTCGACCGCTGGTCGTGGTCATTGCCCTGATGTAAACTTGTCAAATGATGATAAAATT atcaacAACTGTAGTGATAGGTATCTGGAACAAGTCCGATGGAGAAACTCCAGTGATGACATGCTCGATAATCCAGAGCTACTGATTCCTGGTATAATCGAAGAGTTACTGATGGGCAAAGGGAGGCTGGAATATACTCCCCTCTTTCTCGGTTACTATCCTCCAGAAATCCGATCTATTGGATATCCAGTTCCAGCGGTGTACATTCTGTCAACGCTACTTGTGTTTGTGATATCTTTGGCAAAGGTGGTCTTGAGAGTAGGCCAGTGGCTTCGATACAATACCATGGCATTGAGAGGTCAGGTCTTTTCTGAGATAGTTTTCACTGGCTATGACTTCTCCTTGCGCAATTCCAAATCTGTCGCTTGGAAACAAAGGATGCTAAGAAATGAATTATGCTCTGCTCTAAATGAGGCCAGATTCCAGCAGGCAAAGTCACAGCGATCACCCGAGAGAATGCTCTGGATATTGTTCAAACGCGTGATTATCAACGTATTCATTATGGCATTGACCCTTTTTAATTTCTTTGTAATTATGATATTTACAGCATTTCAGACAAGTTTGCAACTTTGGTTGACCGATCAAACCACCATGGATCCTTGGCTGATGAAGAATTTGAGTTTCCTATTCAAGTACTCCGAtacattggtgataggaattttgtGCTTATTTATACCGCCATTAATATCAAAGCTAGGCTCATGGGAAGAATATACCGTCCGGAATGAAATGCTGCTTTTCATCATCAGAAACGGTCTCATACGTCTCTTCTCTGTGGGCATTTTGGTCATCACTCACCTGGACCAAGCAGGACGAGTCAAAGAGCGACGATGTGACACAAATCTCCTCTGCTGGGAGACCATTCTCGCCCAGGAACTTTTCTCCCAACTGGTGTGGGAGTTCTTGACTCGAGTGGTAGGAATGGTGATTCGAATCATCTTTGTGATTCTAGGAACACCCTGTCGCTGCCTGAAATTATCGGTTTTGCCAGAGTACAATGTTCCTGATAAGGTCATTGACATAATATTCTTACAGACAATTTTCTGGGTAAGTGTGCCGTTGTCCCCTGTGCTGCCCTTGCTGTGCTACGTCTTCTTGATCATTGTTCTCTGGATGGAACTTTTTTCAGCTCTTGTGATGTGTAGACCTTCAGAACGTGTCTTTCTGACCTCTAGGTCATCAGCTACATTCATGGTAGCTCTGGTTATTTCTTGGTTGTGGAGTGCCGGCGTTACTGTGGGAATTCTCTCCTTTGTTCGTCCCTCACTTGGATGTGGGCCCTTTAAAGGGTTGACAAAAGCCTGGGATGCCTTAATACATAATATCTGCACAATGGATGGAAGTTTATCGACCTTCAG ATCATTTCTTTTTTGGATGGACGATTTATACGTGACCCTACCCATAGGACTGATCATTTTCGTGTCCTTGGTGTACTATCTTTTTATTTTGCATCTAAGATCGATCACCATCAACCACATGAAAGCAAAGCTTAGAGAAGTCGTCAGTGATAACGCCTTCTTGTTAGACAGGGCTCAGAGATTCAGCAGGAACTAG